The following proteins come from a genomic window of Tenebrio molitor chromosome 9, icTenMoli1.1, whole genome shotgun sequence:
- the Mhc gene encoding myosin heavy chain, muscle isoform X24 produces the protein MPKPVVQEGDDPDPTPYLFVSLEQKRIDQTKPYDAKKSCWVPDEKEGFVLGEIKGTKGDLVTVGLPGGEEKNFKKDQVTQVNPPKYEKAEDMSNLTYLNDASVLHNLKQRYYNQLIYTYSGLFCVAINPYKRFPVYTNRCAKLYRGKRRNEVPPHIFAISDGAYVNMLTNHENQSMLITGESGAGKTENTKKVIAYFATVGASSKKTEEQSKKGNLEDQVVQTNPVLEAFGNAKTVRNDNSSRFGKFIRIHFGPTGKLAGADIETYLLEKARVISQQSLERSYHIFYQIMSGAVPGLKEMALLSNNINDYYFVSQGKTTIPHVDDAEELQITDQAFDVLGFTQEEKDNIYRITASVMHMGCMKFKQRGREEQAECDGTEEGERVAKLLGVEAPALYNALCKPRIKVGAEFVTQGRNVNQVSYSVGAMSKAMFDRVFKYLVKKCNETLDTKQKRQHFIGVLDIAGFEIFDYNGFEQLCINFTNEKLQQFFNHHMFVLEQEEYKKEGIQWTFIDFGMDLLACIDLIEKPMGILSILEEESMFPKATDKTFEEKLNTNHLGKSPNFLKPKPPKPGQQAAHFAIGHYAGNVPYNITGWLEKNKDPLNDTVVDLFKKGTNKLLVDIFADHPGQSGAPDAGGGKGRGKKGGGFATVSSAYKEQLNNLMATLRSTQPHFVRCIIPNELKQPGVIDSHLVMHQLTCNGVLEGIRICRKGFPNRMVYPDFKLRYMILAPATMAAEADPKEAARKCLEEVGLDPDSYRIGHTKVFFRAGVLGQMEELRDERLGKIVTWMQSWVRGYLSRKEFKKLQEQRLALQVCQRNLRKYLKLRTWPWYKLWQKVKPLLNVTRIEDEIAKLEEKAAKAQEAYEREAKAKKELEGLYSKLLAEKTDLLSSLEGEKGSLSEVQERANKLQAQKSDLESQLSETQDRLSQEEDARNQLTQQKKKLEQEISGYKKDIEDIELNLQKSEQDKATKDHQIRNLNDEIAHQDELINKLNKEKKLSGESSQKIAEELQAAEDKVNHLNKVKAKLEQTLDELEDSLEREKKLRGDVEKSKRKVEGDLKLTQEAVADLERNKKELEQTIQRKDKEISSLTAKLEDEQSVVGKLQKQIKELQARIEELEEEVEAERQARAKAEKQRADLARELEELGERLEEAGGATSAQIELNKKREAELAKLRRDLEESNIQHEGTLANLRKKHNDAVSEMGEQIDQLNKLKAKAEKEKAAYFGELNDLRASVDHLANEKAAVEKVSKQLQQQLNDVQGKLDETNRTLNDFDAAKKKLSIENSDLLRQLEEAESQVSQLSKIKVSLTTQLEDTKRLADEEGRERATLLGKFRNLEHDLDNIREQVEEEAEAKADIQRQLSKSNAEAQLWRQKYESEGIARSEELEEAKRKLQARLAEAEETIESLNQKVVALEKTKQRLTTEVEDLQIEVDRANAIASAAEKKQKAFDKIIGEWKLKVDDLAAELDASQKECRNYSTELFRLKGAYEEGQEQLEAVRRENKNLADEVKDLLDQIGEGGRNIHEIEKARKRLEAEKDELQAALEEAEAALEQEENKVLRSQLELSQVRQEIDRRIQEKEEEFENTRKNHQRALDSMQASLEAEAKGKAEALRMKKKLEADINELEIALDHANKANAEAQKTIKRYQQQLKDTQTALEEEQRARDEAREQLGISERRANALQNELEESRTLLEQADRARRQAEQELGDAHEQLNDLSAQNSSLSAAKRKLETELQTLHSDLDELLNEAKNSEEKAKKAMVDAARLADELRAEQDHAQTQEKLRKALETQIKDLQVRLDEAEANALKGGKKLIQKLEQRVRELENELDSEQRRHADAQKNLRKSERRIKELSFQAEEDRKNHERMQDLVDKLQQKIKTYKRQIEEAEEIAALNLAKFRKAQQELEEAEERADLAEQAIAKFRAKGRGGSAARGGSPAPPRQRPQLDGLTFPPRFDLAPENEF, from the exons ATGCCTAAACCAGTGGTCCAAGAGGGGGACGATCCAGATCCGACCCCGTACTTGTTCGTTTCTCTTGAACAGAAACGTATCGACCAGACCAAGCCCTACGATGCCAAGAAATCATGCTGGGTCCCGGACGAAAAGGAGGGTTTCGTACTTGGTGAGATCAAGGGGACGAAGGGCGATCTCGTCACCGTCGGACTCCCCGGCGGAGAG GAGAAGAACTTCAAGAAGGACCAAGTGACCCAAGTCAACCCGCCCAAATACGAGAAAGCTGAGGATATGTCCAATTTGACATACCTCAACGACGCTTCCGTATTGCATAATCTCAAGCAAAGATACTATAACCAACTTATCTAT ACTTACTCTGGTCTTTTCTGCGTCGCTATCAACCCCTACAAGCGCTTCCCCGTCTACACCAACCGCTGCGCCAAGTTGTACCGTGGCAAGAGGCGTAATGAAGTCCCACCCCATATCTTCGCCATTTCTGACGGTGCCTACGTTAACATGTTGACCA ACCACGAGAATCAATCTATGTTGATTAC TGGTGAGTCTGGTGCCGGAAAAACTGAGAACACGAAGAAGGTAATTGCCTACTTCGCCACTGTCGGCGCTTCATCTAAGAAAACTGAAGAACAATCCAAGAAGGGTAACTTGGAAGATCAGGTCGTACAAACTAACCCTGTACTTGAAGCCTTCGGTAACGCCAAGACCGTGCGTAATGACAACTCTTCACGTTTC GGTAAATTCATCCGTATCCACTTCGGTCCAACTGGTAAACTGGCCGGTGCTGATATTGAGACTT ATCTACTCGAGAAAGCTCGTGTCATCTCCCAACAGTCCCTGGAGAGATCCTACCACATCTTCTACCAGATCATGTCTGGTGCCGTCCCTGGACTTAAGG AAATGGCTTTACTCTCTAACAACATCAATGACTACTACTTCGTCAGTCAGGGTAAAACCACAATTCCCCACGTTGATGATGCTGAAGAACTCCAAATCACCGAC CAAGCCTTCGACGTTCTGGGTTTCACCCAAGAGGAGAAGGACAACATCTACAGAATCACTGCCTCTGTAATGCACATGGGTTGCATGAAGTTCAAACAAAGAGGTCGTGAAGAGCAGGCTGAATGTGACGGTACCGAG GAAGGTGAACGCGTCGCCAAACTGTTGGGTGTTGAAGCCCCCGCTTTGTACAACGCTCTTTGCAAGCCCAGGATCAAGGTCGGTGCCGAGTTCGTCACCCAGGGTCGTAATGTCAACCAGGTCTCCTATTCCGTGGGTGCCATGTCGAAGGCCATGTTCGACAGGGTTTTCAAATATCTCGTCAAGAAGTGTAACGAGACCCTTGACACCAAACAGAAGAGACAGCACTTCATCGGTGTACTGGATATCGCCGGTTTCGAAATCTTCGAC TACAACGGTTTTGAACAACTGTGTATTAACTTTACCAATGAGAAACTTCAACAATTCTTTAACCATCACATGTTCGTACTCGAGCAAGAAGAGTACAAGAAAGAGGGTATCCAATGGACATTTATTGATTTTGGCATGGATTTGTTAGCCTGTATTGATTTGATTGAAAAG CCTATGGGTATCTTGTCCATCCTTGAAGAAGAGTCTATGTTCCCCAAGGCCACTGACAAGACTTTTGAGGAGAAATTGAACACCAACCACTTGGGCAAATCTCCCAACTTCTTGAAGCCCAAACCACCAAAGCCTGGCCAACAAGCTGCTCACTTCGCCATCGGCCATTACGCCGGCAAC GTACCCTACAATATCACCGGTTGGTTGGAGAAGAACAAGGACCCCTTGAACGACACCGTGGTCGACTTGTTCAAGAAGGGCACCAACAAACTCTTGGTGGACATCTTCGCGGATCATCCTGGTCAATCTGGTGCTCCCGATGCTGGTGGCGGCAAGG GTCGTGGTAAGAAGGGAGGTGGTTTTGCTACTGTATCTTCAGCCTACAAG GAACAATTGAACAACTTGATGGCCACCTTGCGCTCTACCCAGCCGCATTTCGTCCGTTGCATCATTCCCAATGAATTGAAACAGCCCGGAGTCATCGACTCTCATCTTGTCATGCACCAGCTGACTTGCAACGGTGTACTTGAAGGAATTCGTATTTGCAGAAAAGGTTTCCCCAACAGGATGGTTTACCCCGACTTCAAACTTCG CTACATGATCTTAGCTCCTGCCACAATGGCAGCGGAGGCTGATCCCAAGGAAGCCGCCAGGAAATGTCTGGAAGAGGTCGGCTTAGATCCAGATTCTTACCGCATAGGACACACCAAG GTCTTCTTCCGCGCCGGTGTCCTGGGTCAAATGGAGGAGCTTCGCGACGAGCGTCTTGGCAAGATCGTCACCTGGATGCAATCTTGGGTACGCGGTTACCTCTCCAGGAAAGAGTTCAAGAAGTTGCAAGAACAGCGCTTGGCTCTCCAAGTGTGCCAGAGGAACTTGCGCAAGTACCTCAAGCTTCGCACCTGGCCCTGGTACAAGTTGTGGCAGAAAGTCAAGCCTCTCCTCAACGTCACCCGCATCGAGGATGAGATTGCG AAACTGGAGGAGAAAGCTGCCAAGGCCCAAGAAGCATACGAACGCGAGGCCAAAGCCAAGAAGGAATTGGAGGGACTCTACTCCAAACTCTTGGCAGAAAAGACTGATCTTCTCTCCTCTCTCGAAGGCGAAAAGGGATCCCTTTCCGAGGTCCAGGAGAGAGCCAACAAGCTCCAAGCCCAAAAGAGCGATCTTGAAAGTCAATTATCC GAAACTCAAGACCGTCTCAGCCAGGAGGAAGATGCACGCAACCAACTGACGCaacagaaaaagaaattggagCAAGAAATCTCCGGTTACAAGAAGGACATCGAAGATATTGAGCTCAACCTCCAGAAATCCGAGCAGGACAAAGCCACCAAGGACCACCAGATCAGAAACTTGAACGATGAGATCGCCCACCAAGATGAACTCATCAACAAGCTCAACAAGGAGAAGAAACTCTCCGGCGAGAGCAGCCAAAAGATCGCTGAGGAGCTCCAAGCCGCCGAAGACAAAGTCAATCACTTGAACAAAGTCAAGGCTAAGCTCGAGCAGACCCTCGACGAATTGGAGGACTCCCTCGAGCGCGAGAAGAAACTCCGCGGTGACGTGGAGAAGTCCAAGCGCAAGGTTGAAGGCGATCTCAAGCTGACCCAGGAAGCCGTGGCCGATCTCGAACGCAACAAGAAGGAACTCGAACAGACCATCCAACGCAAAGACAAGGAGATCTCATCTCTCACTGCCAAACTCGAAGACGAACAATCCGTTGTGGGCAAACTCCAGAAACAAATCAAGGAACTCCAGGCCAGGATCGAGGAACTCGAAGAGGAAGTCGAAGCCGAACGTCAAGCTCGCGCCAAGGCTGAGAAGCAACGCGCCGATTTGGCCAGGGAACTCGAGGAACTCGGCGAGCGTCTCGAGGAAGCCGGCGGTGCCACCTCCGCTCAAATCGAACTCAACAAGAAACGCGAAGCCGAACTTGCCAAACTCAGGAGGGACTTGGAAGAATCCAACATCCAACACGAAGGTACTCTCGCCAATCTCAGGAAGAAGCACAACGATGCCGTTTCCGAGATGGGTGAACAAATCGACCAACTCAACAAACTCAAGGCTAA GGCTGAAAAAGAAAAGGCTGCATACTTTGGGGAACTTAACGACCTCCGTGCCTCCGTCGACCATTTGGCTAACGAAAAG GCTGCCGTCGAAAAAGTATCTAAGCAACTCCAACAACAACTCAATGACGTCCAAGGCAAACTCGATGAAACCAACCGCACTCTCAACGACTTCGATGCCGCCAAGAAGAAGCTCTCCATCGAAAACTCTGACCTCCTCCGCCAACTCGAAGAAGCCGAATCTCAAGTCTCTCAACTCAGCAAGATCAAGGTCTCCCTCACCACCCAATTGGAAGACACCAAGAGGCTCGCCGACGAAGAAGGTCGCGAACGCGCCACTCTCCTCGGCAAATTCCGCAACTTGGAACACGACTTGGACAACATCCGCGAACAAGTTGAAGAGGAAGCCGAAGCTAAGGCCGACATCCAACGCCAACTCAGCAAGTCCAACGCTGAAGCTCAACTCTGGCGCCAGAAATACGAATCCGAAGGTATCGCCCGCTCTGAAGAACTCGAAGAGGCCAAGAGGAAACTCCAGGCCCGTCTCGCTGAAGCCGAAGAGACCATCGAGTCCCTCAACCAGAAGGTTGTAGCTTTGGAGAAGACCAAGCAGCGATTGACCACCGAAGTCGAAGATTTGCAAATCGAAGTCGACAGGGCTAACGCCATTGCCAGCGCTGCCGAGAAGAAACAGAAGGCCTTCGACAAGATCATCGGAGAATGGAAGCTCAAGGTTGACGATTTGGCCGCCGAGCTCGACGCCAGCCAGAAGGAATGCCGCAACTACTCCACCGAATTGTTCAGGCTCAAGGGAGCTTACGAAGAGGGACAGGAACAACTCGAAGCTGTCCGCCGCGAGAACAAGAACTTGGCCGACGAAGTCAAGGATCTCCTCGACCAAATCGGCGAAGGTGGCCGCAACATCCACGAGATCGAGAAGGCCAGGAAACGCTTGGAAGCCGAGAAAGACGAACTCCAAGCCGCCTTGGAGGAAGCCGAAGCCGCCCTCGAACAAGAAGAGAACAAAGTGTTGCGCAGCCAACTCGAGTTGTCTCAAGTCCGCCAAGAGATCgaccgccgcatccaagagaAAGAGGAGGAATTCGAAAACACCCGCAAGAATCATCAACGCGCTCTCGACTCCATGCAAGCCTCCCTCGAAGCCGAAGCCAAAGGCAAGGCTGAGGCTCTTCGCATGAAGAAGAAGTTGGAAGCCGACATCAACGAGCTCGAAATCGCCTTGGACCACGCCAACAAG GCCAACGCCGAGGCCCAGAAGACCATCAAGCGCTACCAACAACAGCTCAAGGACACCCAGACCGCCCTCGAGGAGGAACAACGTGCCCGCGACGAAGCCCGCGAACAACTCGGCATCTCTGAGCGCCGCGCCAACGCCCTCCAGAACGAACTCGAAGAGAGCCGCACTCTCTTGGAACAAGCCGACCGCGCTCGCCGCCAAGCCGAGCAAGAATTGGGTGACGCCCACGAGCAACTCAACGACCTGTCCGCCCAGAACTCGTCTCTCTCCGCTGCCAAGAGGAAACTCGAGACCGAGCTCCAGACCCTCCACTCTGACCTCGACGAACTCCTGAACGAGGCCAAGAACTCCGAAGAGAAGGCGAAGAAAGCCATGGTCGACGCCGCTCGTCTCGCCGACGAACTCCGCGCCGAACAAGACCACGCCCAGACCCAGGAGAAACTCCGCAAGGCTCTCGAGACCCAGATCAAGGATCTCCAAGTCCGTCTCGACGAGGCCGAAGCCAACGCCCTCAAGGGAGGCAAGAAGCTGATCCAGAAACTCGAACAGCGCGTCAGGGAGTTGGAGAACGAATTGGACAGCGAACAGAGGAGACACGCCGACGCCCAGAAGAACTTGAGGAAATCGGAGCGCCGCATCAAGGAGCTGAGCTTCCAAGCCGAGGAAGACCGCAAGAACCACGAACGCATGCAGGATCTCGTCGACAAGTTGCAACAAAAGATCAAGACCTACAAGAGGCAGATCGAGGAAGCCGAAGAAATCGCCGCCCTCAACTTGGCTAAATTCCGCAAGGCTCAACAGGAGTTGGAGGAAGCCGAGGAACGTGCCGACCTCGCTGAACAGGCCATCGCTAAATTCCGCGCGAAGGGACGTGGGGGATCCGCCGCCAGGGGAGGCAGCCCAGCG CCCCCGAGACAGCGCCCCCAATTAGACGGCCTTACCTTCCCACCAAGGTTCGACCTGGCTCCTGAAAACgaattctaa